A single Rhodothermales bacterium DNA region contains:
- a CDS encoding ROK family protein: protein MKVLGIDVGGSGVKGAIVDVKDGTLQTERHRIPTPKPATPEAVAATVRKVARHFKWKGPIGCTLPARIQKGVAKTAANIHESWINTPVKSLLQEATQCPVAVLNDADAAGVASMEFGAGRGRKDLVIMLTVGTGIGSAMFHRGRLIPGSELGHLPLHGDSAEVYAADSARKRDALSWADWAARFQEYLDLVEFLLAPDLIILGGGVSRPGKVKEFRHLLNTRAEFVPAVLENEAGMIGAAVIARKKARKRK, encoded by the coding sequence ATGAAGGTTCTCGGTATCGATGTAGGTGGCTCCGGCGTGAAAGGCGCCATCGTGGACGTGAAGGACGGCACCCTGCAAACCGAGCGACATCGCATCCCCACCCCCAAGCCCGCTACGCCGGAGGCCGTGGCGGCCACCGTTCGCAAGGTGGCCAGACATTTCAAATGGAAAGGCCCCATAGGATGCACCCTGCCTGCGCGTATCCAGAAGGGAGTCGCCAAGACGGCGGCCAACATCCATGAGAGCTGGATCAATACACCCGTCAAGTCACTGCTCCAGGAGGCTACCCAGTGTCCGGTGGCGGTGCTCAACGACGCCGATGCGGCCGGCGTCGCCTCCATGGAATTCGGTGCCGGGAGAGGCCGCAAGGACCTTGTGATCATGCTGACCGTCGGCACCGGCATCGGCTCGGCCATGTTCCACCGGGGCCGCCTCATTCCTGGCTCGGAACTGGGACATCTCCCGCTGCACGGAGACAGCGCGGAGGTCTATGCCGCCGACTCCGCACGCAAACGGGATGCCCTGTCGTGGGCCGACTGGGCGGCTCGCTTCCAGGAATACCTGGACCTGGTCGAATTCCTGCTGGCTCCAGACCTGATTATCCTCGGCGGAGGCGTCAGTAGGCCCGGCAAGGTGAAGGAATTCCGGCACCTGCTGAACACCAGAGCGGAGTTCGTGCCGGCGGTTCTTGAGAACGAGGCCGGCATGATTGGCGCGGCCGTCATCGCCCGGAAGAAGGCTCGAAAGCGGAAGTAG
- a CDS encoding ABC transporter substrate-binding protein, translating to MKRAASVLVPLILVLSGCASEPSSPGPMITDDLGRSIPQIDRAERVVSLAPGATELAFAAGMGSQLVAVTTADNYPPAVQGLERISALPLNHEAIVALEPDLILASDQINDPREAEALAEVGIPTYFVSVGSLPDVSRVVRALGVLFGDEVAAGQYADSLEATLQALDTSRRGDADRPSVIFLIGDDTLFSFGPESYVHDMILVAGGRSLTAEMSTEAPVLSEEFVLAAQPEVLLTAFDPDPARLVELHPGWEAIPAIRDGRVFRIEPDLVLRDGPRLIAGTLAMRRALTAGS from the coding sequence ATGAAACGCGCTGCATCCGTTCTTGTCCCCCTGATCCTGGTCCTGTCCGGCTGCGCGTCAGAGCCCTCCTCCCCCGGTCCGATGATCACCGACGATCTCGGGCGTTCCATTCCGCAGATCGACCGTGCCGAGCGAGTCGTATCTCTGGCGCCCGGTGCCACGGAGCTCGCGTTTGCCGCCGGAATGGGCTCTCAGCTGGTAGCCGTCACGACCGCCGACAACTACCCACCGGCCGTGCAGGGCCTGGAGCGCATCTCGGCACTGCCGCTGAACCACGAGGCCATTGTTGCTCTCGAGCCCGACCTGATCCTGGCATCCGATCAGATCAACGATCCCCGGGAGGCGGAAGCCCTGGCGGAGGTGGGAATCCCGACCTACTTCGTTTCGGTGGGGTCGCTTCCGGACGTGTCGCGCGTCGTGCGTGCCCTCGGCGTGCTTTTTGGCGATGAAGTGGCTGCCGGGCAGTACGCGGACTCCCTGGAGGCGACCTTGCAGGCGCTGGACACGTCGAGGCGGGGGGACGCAGATCGCCCCAGCGTCATTTTCCTGATCGGAGACGACACGCTTTTTTCCTTCGGGCCGGAGAGCTATGTCCATGACATGATCCTGGTCGCGGGCGGAAGAAGTCTTACGGCCGAAATGTCTACCGAGGCGCCGGTGCTGTCCGAGGAATTCGTGCTGGCTGCCCAGCCGGAGGTCCTGTTGACTGCGTTTGATCCGGATCCCGCGCGCCTCGTGGAACTGCACCCGGGCTGGGAGGCCATCCCGGCCATTCGTGATGGACGCGTATTCCGCATCGAGCCGGACCTGGTCCTGCGAGATGGCCCGCGACTGATTGCAGGCACCCTCGCCATGCGCAGAGCGCTGACCGCGGGCTCGTGA
- a CDS encoding iron ABC transporter permease — translation MNRILVAVGLGVLTPVTLIAGVAIGSVDVSAGDALSVFLSRLGTGAEASPTADAIVWDLRLPRVLMAMIVGGSLAVVGVAMQALVRNPLAEPYILGLSSGSAAGAATYYLGYLPAFAMGMLSMPVAAFLGGLLTITLVYGVARTDQGLSVTRLLLAGVAMSALMAAITSFVMLTSPEPNRMRAVLYWLMGSLSATRWSMLATPALVAVLGSVVLAGLSRPLDALLMGEEPARALGVPVERMKHLLIVLAALMTGVMVAYSGAIGFVGLIVPHAVRSVVGVSHRVVIPVSLVSGALFLVWADLAARSVLSGQDLPVGIATAIAGVPFFLMLLRRHRYPFG, via the coding sequence GTGAACCGGATTCTCGTTGCAGTCGGCCTGGGCGTGCTGACACCGGTGACCCTCATCGCCGGCGTCGCAATCGGCAGCGTGGATGTCAGTGCGGGCGATGCGCTCTCCGTCTTCCTCAGCCGGCTCGGCACGGGTGCAGAGGCCAGTCCGACCGCGGATGCCATCGTATGGGACCTCCGCCTCCCCCGGGTGCTCATGGCGATGATCGTCGGAGGCAGCCTGGCCGTCGTAGGTGTTGCCATGCAGGCCCTGGTGCGAAATCCGCTAGCCGAACCCTACATCCTGGGCCTCTCCAGCGGTTCAGCTGCCGGCGCCGCTACCTACTATCTGGGGTACCTGCCTGCATTTGCGATGGGCATGCTCTCGATGCCTGTCGCGGCGTTTCTTGGAGGTCTGCTCACCATTACCCTGGTCTACGGCGTGGCCCGCACGGATCAGGGCCTGTCGGTAACCCGGCTGCTGCTGGCCGGCGTGGCCATGTCGGCCCTCATGGCTGCCATCACCTCTTTTGTGATGCTGACGTCCCCCGAGCCCAACCGCATGCGGGCCGTGCTTTATTGGCTCATGGGGTCCCTCAGCGCGACGCGCTGGAGTATGCTGGCCACCCCGGCTCTCGTAGCCGTGCTTGGCTCCGTGGTGCTTGCCGGCCTCTCCCGCCCGCTGGATGCCCTGCTCATGGGAGAAGAGCCCGCACGGGCGCTGGGCGTACCGGTTGAGCGCATGAAGCACCTTCTTATTGTTCTCGCGGCACTGATGACCGGGGTCATGGTCGCCTACTCTGGTGCGATTGGTTTCGTCGGCTTGATTGTGCCCCACGCCGTGCGCAGTGTGGTCGGGGTGAGTCACCGGGTGGTCATTCCTGTCAGTCTCGTTTCCGGAGCCCTGTTTCTCGTCTGGGCGGATCTGGCGGCCCGAAGTGTGCTATCCGGACAGGACCTGCCGGTGGGCATTGCCACGGCCATTGCCGGTGTGCCCTTCTTTCTGATGTTGTTGCGCCGGCACCGGTATCCGTTCGGGTAG
- a CDS encoding SPOR domain-containing protein codes for MRIPLLLIALVLAGCGGSAAVVETVDLPDDPGPVVHADYETFDIEQYRDRPVAIDTEVQHDVPESLMQNRADAGVEREVSGYRVQVMATLDPSEAQRMEARVRNWWERRAPTLAPGSLLPEEMNVYRLFRQPYYRIRIGDLTTREAAEELLAMVAASFDGAFIVPDRVTVRQ; via the coding sequence ATGCGCATACCGCTACTCCTGATTGCTTTGGTATTGGCGGGATGCGGCGGCTCCGCGGCCGTCGTAGAGACGGTGGATCTTCCTGACGACCCCGGCCCGGTAGTACACGCCGACTATGAGACCTTCGATATCGAGCAGTATCGGGATCGACCGGTCGCCATCGACACGGAAGTGCAGCATGACGTGCCAGAGAGTCTCATGCAGAACCGCGCCGATGCCGGCGTGGAGCGCGAGGTCTCGGGCTATCGCGTGCAGGTGATGGCTACGCTGGATCCGTCAGAAGCGCAACGCATGGAGGCGCGGGTCCGGAACTGGTGGGAGCGCAGGGCGCCGACCCTGGCACCGGGCAGTCTGCTGCCTGAGGAGATGAACGTCTACCGCCTGTTCCGTCAGCCGTACTACCGCATCCGCATCGGGGATTTGACCACCCGCGAGGCGGCTGAAGAGTTGCTCGCGATGGTGGCGGCGTCCTTTGACGGCGCGTTCATTGTGCCGGACCGGGTCACGGTCAGGCAGTAA
- the deoC gene encoding deoxyribose-phosphate aldolase gives MIDHTALKPETTEADIRGLCEEARRYCFASVCVSPCYVPLAADVLRGTPIATCTVVGFPHGMTQSTTKAAETQQAIRDGATEIDMVINVGMMRSGRYDYVEADIRSVVNAARSTAQGVIVKVILETALLNDREKVIACVLSQNAGADFVKTSTGFAKGGATENDIALMRRAVGPRMGVKASGGVRSKEDAERMIARGATRIGASASVAIVKGQTGTGSY, from the coding sequence ATGATTGACCACACCGCCTTGAAACCGGAGACTACCGAGGCCGACATCCGCGGGCTGTGTGAGGAGGCGAGGCGATATTGTTTTGCGTCCGTGTGCGTAAGTCCGTGTTACGTACCGCTGGCTGCCGACGTCCTGCGTGGCACGCCCATCGCCACCTGCACGGTGGTCGGGTTTCCCCACGGGATGACCCAGAGCACAACCAAGGCTGCGGAAACGCAGCAGGCCATTCGGGACGGAGCCACCGAGATCGACATGGTGATCAACGTGGGCATGATGCGCAGCGGCCGGTACGATTATGTGGAGGCCGACATCCGGTCGGTGGTCAACGCGGCTCGCAGTACCGCACAGGGCGTGATTGTGAAGGTGATTCTGGAAACGGCCCTTCTCAATGACCGCGAGAAAGTGATCGCCTGCGTGCTGTCGCAGAATGCGGGGGCGGACTTCGTGAAGACGTCCACCGGCTTCGCCAAGGGCGGAGCTACCGAGAACGACATCGCCCTGATGCGCCGCGCGGTCGGACCGCGCATGGGCGTCAAGGCGTCGGGCGGCGTGCGCTCCAAAGAAGATGCCGAGCGCATGATCGCACGCGGTGCGACAAGGATCGGCGCGAGCGCATCGGTCGCCATTGTCAAGGGTCAGACCGGCACGGGGAGCTACTGA